A window of the Penaeus monodon isolate SGIC_2016 chromosome 11, NSTDA_Pmon_1, whole genome shotgun sequence genome harbors these coding sequences:
- the LOC119578723 gene encoding uncharacterized protein LOC119578723, whose protein sequence is MALLHRFVKLNDRGNTHVFSFVVTRSVTRDLHRDVTSKELTYGYQRWAITFSRSEKVLGVYLVWRNPCEGMRVYIDFTFTLLNREHFSTNEAFTGKQVKFTFDSPAQGNRRLINMEDLYSRNFTDENGEFQLELTVANIRTVFEAELRVPPPINGGVANRKENRFESPYFHFGHYDWHVSVTSSSGLDGRPSVQLRRLTGFDHQCRVRYLMVVGEGERRADSGILDQLSDHEGRTPGWSPARTRLHDLVHKGVLRLYLEMILANTTSEVRLQPLAANTTPVQCYDRDKQAWALEPDLHSDMFRLRLVYNDVHNVPRNHLRYVCWNAYLLRRASRGYLESVCLTNGPFSNYYAQESTDDGIMMESDVTVKEIKEGPSSYLDERKELTVQIEWVESLLLFQATYHKYDDVTRMHNYQMRREISALEAENFSLERQLFSYQKSIAYAHSRGAVVDDPSEPNDYPHENYSNGKRDYDTRDYSTRDYDYAYNDLPERSFSTDTEYA, encoded by the exons ATGGCGCTGCTCCACCGGTTTGTGAAGCTCAACGACCGGGGCAACACCCACGTCTTCAGCTTCGTGGTGACCCGCAGCGTGACCCGGGACCTGCACCGCGACGTGACCAGCAAGGAGCTCACGTATGGCTACCAGCGGTGGGCCATCACGTTCTCGCGCTCGGAGAAGGTGCTGGGCGTGTACCTGGTGTGGCGCAACCCGTGCGAGGGGATGCGCGTGTACATCGACTTCACCTTCACCTTACTCAACCGGGAGCACTTCAGCACTAACGAGGCGTTCACGGGCAAGCAGGTCAAGTTTACCTTCGACTCGCCGGCGCAGGGCAACAGGCGGCTCATCAACATGGAGGACCTGTACTCGCGCAACTTCACGGACGAGAACGGCGAGTTCCAGCTGGAGTTGACGGTGGCCAACATCCGCACGGTGTTCGAGGCGGAGCTGCGCGTGCCGCCGCCCATCAACGGCGGCGTCGCCAACCGGAAGGAGAACCGCTTCGAGTCGCCCTACTTCCACTTCGGCCACTACGACTGGCACGTCTCCGTCACCAGCTCGTCGGGGCTAGACGGGCGGCCGTCCGTGCAGCTGCGGCGCCTCACCGGCTTCGACCACCAGTGCCGCGTGCGGTACCTGATGGTGGTGGGCGAGGGCGAGCGGCGAGCCGACTCGGGCATCCTGGACCAGTTGTCGGACCACGAGGGCCGCACGCCGGGCTGGTCGCCAGCACGCACACGCCTGCACGACCTGGTGCACAAGGGCGTGCTCAGGCTGTACCTGGAGATGATCCTGGCCAACACGACGAGTGAGGTGCGGCTGCAGCCCCTCGCGGCCAACACGACGCCTGTGCAGTGCTACGATCGCGACAAGCAGGCTTGGGCGCTCGAGCCGGACCTACACTCCGACATGTTCCGCCTCAGGCTCGTCTACAACGACGTCCACAACGTACCCAGGAACCATCTCAG ATACGTGTGCTGGAACGCCTACCTGCTTCGCCGAGCTTCCCGTGGTTACCTGGAGTCTGTCTGCCTTACCAATGGACCCTTCAGCAACTACTACGCCCAGGAGAGCACTGACGATGGAATTATGATGGAATCCGACGTTACTGTCAAAGAG ATCAAGGAAGGTCCCAGTTCCTACTTGGACGAGCGGAAGGAGCTGACGGTGCAGATCGAGTGGGTCGAGTCCTTGTTGCTCTTCCAGGCCACCTATCACAAGTACGACGATGTGACTCGCATGCACAACTACCAGATGAG GCGGGAGATCAGCGCACTCGAGGCAGAGAACTTCAGTTTAGAGCGACAGTTATTCAGCTACCAGAAATCGATTGCTTACGCTCACTCGCGGGGCGCGGTTGTGGACGATCCTTCAGAACCCAACGACTATCCCCACGAGAACTACTCCAACGGCAAGAGAGACTACGATACCAGAGATTACTCCACGCGGGACTACGACTACGCATACAATGATCTACCAGAAAGGTCGTTTTCTACAGATACTGAGTATGCGTGA